In Anseongella ginsenosidimutans, one genomic interval encodes:
- a CDS encoding alpha-amylase family glycosyl hydrolase, protein MKRTKTNHLWWHKGIIYQVYPRSFMDTDNDGIGDLQGVLRKLDYLQELGIRAVWLSPVYPSPMADFGYDISDYKDIHPLFGTMKDFDQLLEQIHAKDMKLIMDLVPNHTSEEHPWFTESRSSRDNSKRDWYLWYDPAPGEGLLTTG, encoded by the coding sequence ATGAAGCGTACGAAAACAAATCACTTATGGTGGCATAAAGGGATCATTTACCAGGTTTACCCAAGGTCGTTCATGGACACGGATAATGACGGGATCGGCGATCTGCAGGGCGTCCTTCGCAAGCTGGATTATCTGCAGGAGCTGGGTATCAGGGCGGTATGGTTATCCCCGGTGTACCCTTCGCCGATGGCAGATTTCGGCTACGATATTTCCGATTATAAAGACATTCATCCGCTGTTCGGCACCATGAAAGATTTCGACCAGCTCCTGGAACAGATTCACGCGAAAGATATGAAGCTGATCATGGACCTGGTGCCTAACCATACTTCCGAAGAACACCCCTGGTTTACAGAGTCCCGGTCCTCGCGGGATAATTCGAAAAGGGATTGGTACCTTTGGTACGACCCGGCTCCCGGGGAGGGCCTCCTAACAACTGGCTGA
- a CDS encoding alpha-amylase family protein, giving the protein MASNWYKNAIIYSLDVKTFMDSNGDGEGDFRGLEHRLDYLAGLGITCIWLQPFYPSPQKDNGYDISDYYSVDPDLGNLGSFVEFVDKAGDRGIRVLVDLVVNHTSNQHPWFLRAREDKNCKYRNYYIWLENEPRQSSPDTVFGKEQGGNWEYDEMAQAWYYHTFYRHQPDLNMTNPDVQEEIRWIMRFWLKLGVAGFRMDAVPHMLREKGKEKFGHDPHNLLREWRNFVEEQRKDALLLAEVDTEPEHYRDFFGEADQMHMLFNFYLDNFLFLAFAREEAGPVIKALKKLPRPGGWEQFATFLRNHDELDLERLKKKEREEVYAAFAPEENMRIYNRGIRRRLPPMFKNDRQRLELAYSLLFSLPGTPVFRYGDEIGMGDDLSLKERNSVRTVMQWSEEENGGFSRASPEQLVMPVIREGEYGYQVLNVHRQMRETNSFLDWIKRAISVRKECIEFGRGEYEIIPSGDPAVMIHCCRWKEGFSLAVHNFSSRECDIVLEGKSLADKEIIHLIDVFGDKVYEAFDPGSRRIHLNKYGYRWFRYSSFLS; this is encoded by the coding sequence ATGGCCAGCAACTGGTATAAGAATGCGATCATCTATTCCCTGGACGTTAAAACTTTTATGGATTCCAATGGCGATGGAGAAGGCGACTTCAGAGGGCTTGAACACAGGCTGGACTACCTGGCCGGTCTGGGGATCACCTGCATCTGGCTGCAGCCCTTTTATCCTTCTCCTCAAAAAGATAACGGATATGATATCTCTGATTACTATAGCGTGGACCCCGACCTTGGAAACCTCGGGAGCTTCGTTGAATTCGTGGATAAGGCGGGGGACAGAGGCATCCGGGTACTGGTTGACCTGGTGGTAAACCATACGTCCAACCAGCATCCCTGGTTTCTTCGGGCCCGCGAAGACAAAAATTGCAAATACAGGAACTATTATATATGGCTGGAAAACGAGCCGCGCCAATCCAGCCCGGATACTGTTTTCGGCAAAGAGCAGGGAGGTAACTGGGAATATGATGAGATGGCCCAGGCCTGGTATTACCATACTTTTTACCGTCACCAGCCGGATCTTAATATGACCAACCCCGACGTGCAGGAAGAGATCAGGTGGATCATGCGTTTCTGGCTCAAGTTAGGCGTTGCCGGCTTCCGGATGGACGCTGTTCCACATATGCTGCGGGAAAAAGGGAAAGAAAAATTCGGGCATGACCCGCATAATCTTCTCCGGGAATGGCGGAATTTCGTGGAAGAACAAAGGAAAGACGCCCTCTTGCTGGCCGAAGTAGATACCGAGCCGGAACATTACCGCGATTTTTTCGGAGAGGCAGACCAGATGCATATGCTGTTTAACTTTTACCTGGATAATTTCCTTTTCCTGGCATTTGCACGGGAGGAGGCGGGGCCGGTGATCAAAGCATTGAAGAAACTACCCCGTCCGGGAGGCTGGGAACAGTTTGCCACGTTCCTTCGGAATCATGATGAACTGGACCTGGAACGTTTGAAGAAAAAAGAAAGGGAGGAGGTTTACGCGGCCTTCGCCCCGGAAGAAAACATGCGGATCTATAACAGGGGGATAAGACGCCGGCTGCCGCCCATGTTTAAAAACGACAGGCAGCGCCTGGAGCTTGCCTACAGCTTATTGTTTTCATTGCCGGGTACGCCTGTTTTCCGTTACGGCGATGAGATTGGTATGGGGGATGATCTTAGTCTCAAGGAACGAAATAGCGTACGTACAGTTATGCAATGGTCTGAGGAAGAAAACGGCGGGTTTTCCAGGGCAAGCCCGGAGCAGCTGGTGATGCCCGTTATCCGCGAAGGTGAGTATGGCTACCAGGTCTTAAATGTACACCGCCAGATGCGCGAAACGAATTCCTTCCTGGACTGGATAAAGCGGGCTATTAGCGTGCGTAAAGAATGCATTGAATTCGGAAGGGGCGAATATGAGATAATCCCTTCCGGCGATCCCGCGGTAATGATTCATTGCTGCAGATGGAAAGAAGGGTTTTCGCTGGCCGTTCACAATTTCTCTTCCCGGGAATGCGATATTGTGCTTGAAGGAAAATCGCTGGCAGACAAAGAAATAATTCACCTGATCGATGTTTTCGGGGATAAGGTGTACGAAGCCTTTGACCCGGGGTCCAGAAGGATCCACCTCAATAAATATGGATACCGTTGGTTCCGTTACAGCTCATTCTTATCCTAA
- a CDS encoding TIGR03885 family FMN-dependent LLM class oxidoreductase — protein MPANPKIGYHVSHEQFRPGELLDYALFAARAGFHTALSSDHFCPWSRKQGQSGFAWTWLGAAFQATSLNFGIVNAPGQRYHPAIIAQAAATLCEMYPGRFWLGQGSGQALNESITGEKWPGKAIRNDRLKECVDIIRALWAGETVTWDGLVKVEEARLYTLPEKIPPVIGAAITPETARWMGGWADGLITISQPMDQLEKVVEAFQEGGGAGKPMFLKVQLSYDSNDEKARYGAFSQWKSNIFNSSMLSELRFPWQFEQAAKFIKPADLDRYVHISAEPGVHAEWIERYAQLGFELIILHNVNTEQEQFIEVFGDKVLPIFKP, from the coding sequence ATGCCTGCCAACCCAAAAATTGGATACCATGTTTCCCACGAGCAGTTCCGGCCCGGTGAATTGCTTGATTATGCCTTATTTGCCGCAAGGGCCGGATTTCACACGGCCCTTTCTTCTGATCATTTCTGCCCCTGGAGCAGGAAGCAGGGCCAGTCAGGCTTCGCCTGGACCTGGCTCGGTGCGGCTTTCCAGGCCACCTCATTGAATTTCGGTATCGTTAATGCGCCCGGTCAGCGTTACCACCCGGCTATTATCGCACAGGCGGCGGCCACGTTATGCGAGATGTATCCCGGAAGGTTTTGGCTCGGACAGGGGAGCGGGCAGGCGCTGAACGAATCAATTACGGGCGAAAAATGGCCGGGCAAGGCCATCCGTAACGACCGGCTGAAGGAATGCGTGGACATTATCAGGGCTTTGTGGGCCGGTGAAACCGTCACCTGGGACGGTCTCGTAAAAGTGGAAGAAGCCAGGCTATACACGCTTCCCGAAAAAATCCCCCCGGTTATCGGCGCCGCCATTACCCCGGAAACGGCGCGCTGGATGGGGGGCTGGGCTGACGGGCTGATTACTATCTCTCAGCCAATGGATCAGCTGGAAAAGGTAGTAGAGGCTTTCCAGGAAGGCGGAGGAGCCGGAAAACCGATGTTTTTAAAAGTACAGCTTTCCTATGACAGCAATGATGAAAAGGCGCGATATGGGGCGTTTTCGCAATGGAAGTCCAATATTTTCAACAGTAGCATGCTAAGCGAGCTGCGGTTTCCCTGGCAATTCGAACAGGCGGCAAAATTTATAAAGCCTGCGGACCTGGACCGTTATGTCCACATTTCCGCTGAACCGGGAGTGCATGCGGAATGGATTGAGCGTTACGCGCAGCTGGGCTTTGAACTCATTATTCTTCATAATGTAAATACCGAACAGGAGCAATTCATTGAAGTGTTCGGAGATAAGGTTTTACCCATTTTTAAACCGTAA
- a CDS encoding nuclear transport factor 2 family protein, whose product MNNKETVKKVVDAFLAADLETALSYMTEDVKMGWPGFFNLAPGKDAIREFFKSVPEMTSSGIEDIIEEGNKVAATGSVTSKEKDGSLKNSYFCDVYELENGKVREIKSYMVFEQPKEK is encoded by the coding sequence ATGAACAACAAGGAAACAGTAAAAAAGGTCGTGGACGCTTTTTTGGCCGCAGACCTGGAAACGGCTTTGTCATATATGACAGAAGATGTAAAAATGGGGTGGCCGGGTTTTTTTAACCTGGCGCCGGGAAAAGATGCCATCAGGGAATTCTTTAAATCAGTTCCTGAAATGACTTCCAGCGGAATTGAGGACATTATTGAAGAAGGGAATAAAGTTGCAGCTACCGGTTCGGTGACCAGCAAAGAAAAGGACGGCAGTCTTAAAAACAGTTATTTCTGCGATGTGTATGAGCTTGAAAACGGCAAGGTAAGAGAAATAAAGAGCTATATGGTTTTTGAGCAGCCAAAAGAAAAATAG
- a CDS encoding sensor histidine kinase has product MLKKIYHYLAGDSLSYSFEHRVFNLTSFIIMVFGMQAAILNYLIGLHIVTVWLAISGSVVSASLFYLSRVRKWFTATTIFVFITATIFVLGGSYFYNGGSSSPVLYFLFVLLNIFLLIASRKHQLLIYGLLAGAILALLLLEYYFPEMVVPYSSFEERMTDHITLLIYCPLFTMVVIVLFRRSYDWEQEMVLRQKQKLEEVNRITTEKNEYIESLIRELHHRVKNNLQIVSGLLSLQSNRLQDNNARMALEEGKTRVDAIAMIHQKLYMDNALATVNIEEYLSNLSSSLANSFGYDAACIHTDIRLNNHSMGIDMAIPIGLIVNELVTNSFKHAFQETTEPRIVVSLQERQEKLLELTVADNGKGLGDPEKLKDSDSFGMKLLRILVEQINGAMTIRQDAGTAFTIEIRA; this is encoded by the coding sequence ATGCTGAAGAAGATTTATCATTATCTGGCCGGAGATAGTCTATCATACAGTTTTGAACACCGGGTGTTCAACCTCACCAGTTTCATTATTATGGTATTTGGTATGCAAGCCGCCATTCTTAATTATCTGATAGGTTTGCATATAGTTACCGTTTGGCTGGCCATATCCGGCTCGGTGGTATCTGCCTCACTTTTTTATCTGTCACGGGTACGTAAATGGTTTACGGCGACTACCATTTTTGTCTTTATAACGGCCACTATCTTCGTTCTTGGAGGATCGTATTTTTATAACGGCGGCTCATCAAGTCCTGTTTTGTACTTTTTGTTCGTGCTTTTAAACATCTTTTTACTGATTGCTTCGCGAAAACACCAGCTGTTAATTTACGGACTGCTGGCAGGCGCCATCCTTGCTCTTTTATTGCTGGAATACTATTTTCCGGAAATGGTGGTGCCCTACTCCTCTTTTGAGGAGCGGATGACTGATCATATTACCTTATTAATTTATTGCCCCCTCTTCACCATGGTTGTTATTGTCCTGTTTCGCCGCAGTTATGACTGGGAACAGGAAATGGTACTGAGGCAAAAGCAAAAACTGGAAGAAGTTAACCGCATTACAACAGAAAAGAACGAATACATCGAATCGCTCATCAGGGAACTGCATCACCGGGTGAAAAACAACCTGCAAATAGTATCCGGCTTATTGTCGCTGCAGTCCAACCGCCTGCAGGACAATAATGCGAGAATGGCGCTGGAAGAAGGAAAAACCAGGGTGGACGCCATAGCGATGATCCATCAAAAACTTTATATGGATAACGCCCTGGCTACGGTAAACATAGAGGAATACCTTAGCAACCTTTCTTCTTCGCTGGCGAATAGCTTCGGCTATGATGCCGCCTGCATTCATACAGATATCCGGTTGAATAACCATTCAATGGGTATTGACATGGCCATACCCATCGGCTTAATAGTAAATGAGCTGGTAACCAATTCCTTTAAACATGCTTTTCAGGAAACTACCGAACCCCGTATAGTAGTAAGCTTACAGGAACGACAGGAAAAGCTGCTTGAGTTAACCGTTGCCGATAATGGAAAAGGGCTGGGTGATCCGGAAAAACTGAAAGATTCAGATTCCTTTGGCATGAAGCTGCTTCGGATACTGGTTGAACAAATAAACGGGGCAATGACCATCCGGCAAGATGCAGGAACCGCCTTTACTATTGAAATACGCGCCTGA
- a CDS encoding response regulator transcription factor, whose protein sequence is MKKNACVLIVEDELITAESIAELLAQEGYKIAGTAKDAAKALDICALAEDTPQVVICDINIKGEIKGISLARQLKELFGCEIIFLTAYSDTKTLKEAFEAEPVMYVVKPYSDTQLLVAVQMAFHKVFKKENIDRGSKLVLTEREREIAQLVADGLASKQIAQKLHISVETVKTHRKRMLQKNSIYNFPQLVYLMTQEA, encoded by the coding sequence ATGAAAAAAAATGCCTGTGTCCTTATTGTCGAAGATGAGCTGATCACCGCTGAAAGCATTGCCGAGTTGCTGGCCCAGGAAGGATATAAAATAGCCGGTACCGCCAAGGACGCCGCGAAAGCGCTGGATATCTGCGCGCTGGCAGAAGATACTCCCCAGGTTGTTATTTGTGATATCAATATCAAAGGAGAGATTAAAGGAATATCGTTGGCAAGGCAGCTGAAGGAACTATTCGGTTGTGAAATTATTTTTCTGACTGCCTACTCGGACACAAAAACACTCAAAGAAGCGTTTGAAGCCGAACCGGTCATGTATGTGGTAAAACCTTACAGCGACACCCAATTATTGGTAGCGGTACAAATGGCCTTTCATAAAGTATTTAAAAAAGAGAATATAGACAGGGGCAGCAAGCTGGTGCTTACCGAAAGGGAAAGAGAAATTGCCCAGCTGGTGGCTGACGGCCTGGCTTCCAAACAAATCGCCCAAAAGCTTCACATTAGCGTTGAAACGGTAAAAACCCACCGCAAACGCATGCTGCAGAAAAACAGCATTTACAATTTTCCCCAGCTGGTTTATTTAATGACGCAGGAAGCCTGA
- a CDS encoding sulfatase family protein encodes MQRSFLFFMLIGLSAQPAAGQALKRPHIIFIIADDVSWNDIGCYGNPFVRTPHIDKIAKEGIRFENAFLTISSCSPSRNSILSGRYPHNTGAAELHTPLPEDQVPFPLLLKESGYYTVQAGKSHFGAPALRAFDKAYELKEAGTGGEERWVRCLRERPRDKPVFAWFASTDAHRKWQADDFDTPHDPDKVIVPPYLADTRSTREDIASYYNEISRLDHYVGEVVKELRAQGIEKNTLILIMADNGRPFPRDKTRLYDSGIKTPFIIKWTEGINNPGSVSESMISAVDIAPTLLEIASVESIRAIQGKSFRKLLSNPSLPFREHVFAEHNWHDYEAYERMVRTREFLYIFNARPSLSNQGPADSNTSPSFDDLKKLRDEGRLTAAQNDIFMAPRPYEELYDNAKDPMQLVNLASVPEYREALEQLRAVLHQWQKETKDNIPANLTTDWFDRETGERLRGEKVRGEMPGSATGATEVILKP; translated from the coding sequence ATGCAAAGAAGTTTTTTATTCTTTATGCTGATAGGGCTGTCCGCTCAGCCGGCGGCAGGGCAGGCCCTTAAGAGACCCCATATTATTTTTATCATTGCTGATGATGTCAGCTGGAACGATATCGGGTGTTATGGCAACCCGTTTGTCAGGACACCTCATATAGATAAAATTGCGAAAGAAGGTATTCGCTTTGAAAATGCCTTTTTAACCATCAGTTCCTGCAGCCCGAGCCGGAACAGCATACTCAGCGGCAGGTATCCGCACAACACAGGCGCAGCGGAATTACATACGCCACTGCCGGAGGATCAGGTGCCTTTTCCGTTGCTTTTAAAAGAATCCGGTTATTATACGGTGCAGGCAGGGAAGTCTCATTTTGGCGCCCCCGCCTTACGCGCTTTCGACAAAGCTTATGAACTGAAAGAAGCTGGAACCGGCGGCGAGGAAAGATGGGTGAGGTGCTTACGGGAGAGGCCGAGGGACAAACCTGTCTTTGCATGGTTTGCCTCCACCGACGCACACCGGAAATGGCAGGCCGACGATTTCGATACGCCGCATGACCCTGATAAAGTAATCGTGCCGCCGTACCTGGCCGATACCCGTTCAACCCGGGAGGATATTGCATCTTATTACAATGAGATTTCGCGGCTGGACCATTACGTAGGCGAAGTAGTGAAAGAACTCAGGGCGCAGGGTATTGAAAAGAACACCCTGATCCTCATCATGGCCGATAACGGGCGTCCCTTTCCGCGTGACAAAACCAGGTTGTACGATAGCGGCATAAAAACACCTTTCATTATAAAATGGACAGAAGGAATAAATAACCCGGGAAGTGTAAGCGAAAGCATGATCAGCGCGGTGGACATTGCGCCTACGCTTCTGGAAATAGCAAGCGTGGAATCTATTCGGGCAATCCAGGGCAAGAGCTTCAGGAAACTCCTCAGCAACCCTTCGCTTCCTTTCCGGGAACATGTATTCGCGGAACACAACTGGCACGATTACGAAGCTTATGAAAGAATGGTCAGGACACGCGAATTTCTCTATATTTTCAATGCTCGCCCATCCCTGAGCAACCAGGGTCCCGCGGATTCAAATACCAGTCCCTCATTTGACGACCTGAAGAAATTACGCGATGAGGGCAGGCTAACAGCCGCCCAGAATGACATCTTTATGGCTCCCAGACCTTATGAGGAGCTGTATGATAACGCAAAGGATCCCATGCAGCTGGTAAATCTTGCCTCCGTACCGGAATACCGGGAAGCTCTGGAACAGCTCCGGGCTGTATTGCATCAATGGCAAAAAGAGACAAAAGACAATATCCCCGCAAACCTTACCACCGACTGGTTTGACCGTGAAACCGGCGAACGCCTCCGGGGCGAAAAGGTCCGCGGCGAAATGCCCGGATCAGCCACAGGAGCAACCGAAGTCATTTTAAAACCATAA
- a CDS encoding BT_3044 domain-containing protein produces the protein MKRIYIAITILSLTTISVSCEDQELFEKEMYKNVVALISSEYYNTFEEEIPLTGEDVTGYIAVSAGGTHATNEDIVIELTEDPAQFDLYNRSLFDADSSLYARLLPGKHYEIPDYTVTIPAGERTGKTMVSINPEGLSPDTTYFIALKMESNPAYEINADKNTILYQVLLKNDYASQADDGLYAMRGLLDSAVTAGNKKMFPLSRNKVRVIAGNESYEPDVDKINETAIVLEVTGDNRVLISPYKNIKVTQINDDPDYPNTFTKEESFGRTYNVFLLSYEYTIGDDEETHLMQEELRMEVR, from the coding sequence ATGAAACGGATTTATATAGCAATTACCATCCTTTCTCTTACCACGATATCAGTTTCGTGTGAAGACCAGGAGTTGTTCGAAAAGGAAATGTACAAAAATGTGGTCGCCCTCATCAGTAGTGAATACTACAACACTTTCGAAGAGGAAATTCCCCTTACCGGAGAGGACGTTACCGGCTATATCGCTGTGTCCGCCGGCGGGACTCATGCGACCAATGAGGATATCGTCATTGAACTAACAGAGGATCCCGCACAGTTCGACCTATACAACAGGTCGCTATTCGATGCGGATTCCAGCCTGTACGCCCGGTTGTTGCCCGGGAAACATTATGAAATCCCCGACTATACGGTTACCATTCCCGCGGGGGAACGCACAGGAAAAACAATGGTCAGTATCAATCCGGAGGGGTTATCCCCTGATACCACCTATTTCATTGCATTAAAGATGGAAAGCAATCCGGCCTATGAAATCAATGCGGATAAGAATACCATCCTCTACCAGGTGCTTCTCAAAAACGATTACGCGTCGCAAGCCGACGATGGTCTGTATGCCATGCGCGGGCTCCTCGATAGCGCGGTTACCGCGGGTAATAAAAAAATGTTTCCCCTGAGCCGCAATAAAGTACGGGTCATTGCCGGCAACGAGTCATACGAGCCTGATGTCGATAAGATCAATGAAACGGCCATTGTACTGGAGGTCACCGGCGACAACCGCGTACTGATTTCACCATATAAGAATATTAAAGTGACTCAAATAAATGACGATCCGGATTATCCGAATACCTTCACCAAAGAAGAATCTTTTGGCCGGACCTACAACGTTTTCCTGCTGTCTTACGAATACACCATTGGTGACGACGAAGAAACACATCTCATGCAGGAAGAACTCCGCATGGAAGTCAGGTAA
- a CDS encoding RagB/SusD family nutrient uptake outer membrane protein, translating into MKTSIIKRIAKAALIIQLIIVASSCKDYLNIDDYFDDEFNIDSAFANARYMEAYMWGAAAMFPDESNTIRYGYTPGPMATDEGFNGLTGGGSANVYYGMDFATGNISPDFFGGGSSNEYNLNQWGNYYKIIRKCNSILQNLDRPKDLSNTDRLRIEGYTRFIRAYAYYNLLVDFGPPILLGDEVVNTNEPLEYYDRPRATYDEAMEYTCGEFEKAALLLPNEVSILDFGRPTRGAALALVARLRLIHASPLFNGGPVASSYFGNWTRSTDGVHYVSQQYDERRWAVAAAAAKRVIDLGKYRLYTVPADDKTPALPEGVTSDPDFYNTFPNGAAGIDAFKSYSDIFTGEAVAAINPELIWGRNTGYINEYISKGSFPPSLGGWGRFCVTQKVVDAYLMDDGRTIEEAAGDGYYSETGFTTEPRFFSGYPLNSGVYNMYANREMRFYASVGFNEAVWQALSSTETNNYTAMYYYQGADGRGGVSAASPNYPITGYVIKKFNHPMDAWLGTGARHIRKAYPIIRYAEILLSYAEALNKLESSHTVELGGQQYTVSRDAEEIKRAFNMVRYRAGLPGLTNGQIGSVDEVQKQIERERMVEFLWENRRFYDVRRWGIYEQTEREPIRGMNPDGATKETYYQRVIPGTSSFLTREVNKKLVWVPIPRAEMRRLPSLDQNPGY; encoded by the coding sequence ATGAAAACCTCAATTATAAAACGCATCGCTAAAGCGGCCCTTATTATCCAGCTGATAATCGTGGCCTCTTCCTGCAAAGACTACCTGAATATCGATGATTATTTTGACGATGAATTTAACATTGATTCGGCGTTCGCAAACGCCCGCTACATGGAGGCCTATATGTGGGGCGCTGCCGCGATGTTTCCTGACGAATCAAATACCATTCGCTACGGCTATACCCCGGGGCCCATGGCCACTGATGAGGGCTTTAACGGGCTTACCGGCGGCGGGTCGGCAAACGTTTATTACGGGATGGATTTCGCTACCGGGAATATAAGTCCGGATTTTTTCGGCGGCGGGTCATCAAACGAATATAATCTCAACCAATGGGGCAACTATTACAAGATCATCCGGAAATGCAACTCCATCCTGCAAAACCTCGACCGCCCCAAAGACCTTTCGAATACAGACCGGCTCCGGATCGAAGGATATACCCGCTTTATCCGTGCCTACGCCTATTACAACCTGCTCGTGGATTTTGGTCCGCCGATCCTGCTGGGCGATGAGGTCGTTAATACCAACGAACCCCTCGAATACTATGACCGGCCCAGAGCCACTTACGACGAAGCCATGGAATATACCTGCGGGGAATTTGAAAAAGCGGCCCTGTTACTTCCCAATGAAGTTTCCATCCTGGATTTTGGACGCCCTACCCGGGGAGCCGCATTGGCGCTGGTGGCGCGGCTGCGCCTGATCCACGCCAGTCCCCTCTTCAATGGCGGTCCGGTGGCCAGTAGTTATTTTGGTAACTGGACGCGCTCAACCGATGGTGTACACTACGTATCCCAGCAATACGATGAGCGTCGCTGGGCGGTGGCCGCCGCGGCAGCAAAGCGGGTAATAGACCTCGGAAAATACCGGCTTTATACGGTACCAGCCGATGATAAGACGCCTGCCCTGCCCGAAGGTGTCACGTCAGATCCTGATTTTTACAATACCTTTCCGAATGGCGCCGCCGGCATTGACGCGTTTAAATCATATTCAGATATTTTTACCGGTGAAGCCGTTGCTGCGATTAACCCTGAGCTGATCTGGGGCAGAAACACCGGTTACATCAATGAATACATCAGCAAAGGCTCGTTCCCGCCTTCACTCGGTGGCTGGGGGCGCTTTTGTGTGACTCAAAAAGTAGTTGATGCTTACCTGATGGACGATGGCCGCACCATAGAGGAGGCTGCGGGCGATGGGTATTATTCGGAAACCGGCTTTACTACGGAACCACGGTTTTTTTCCGGGTATCCGCTCAATTCCGGGGTGTATAATATGTATGCTAACCGGGAAATGCGGTTTTACGCATCTGTCGGCTTCAATGAAGCCGTTTGGCAAGCACTGTCCAGCACGGAGACGAATAACTACACCGCCATGTATTATTACCAGGGCGCCGATGGCCGCGGCGGAGTAAGCGCCGCGTCCCCGAATTACCCGATCACCGGATACGTTATCAAAAAATTCAACCATCCCATGGACGCATGGCTGGGTACGGGTGCGCGGCATATCCGCAAAGCTTATCCCATTATTCGCTATGCGGAGATCCTGCTGTCGTACGCGGAGGCTCTCAATAAGCTGGAGAGCAGCCACACGGTAGAATTAGGCGGACAGCAATACACGGTATCCCGCGACGCGGAGGAAATTAAAAGGGCCTTCAACATGGTCCGCTACCGGGCCGGGCTGCCCGGGCTGACAAACGGCCAGATCGGCAGTGTGGATGAAGTCCAAAAGCAAATCGAACGCGAACGCATGGTCGAATTTCTGTGGGAAAACAGGCGCTTCTATGATGTGCGCCGCTGGGGCATCTATGAGCAAACAGAGCGGGAGCCCATACGCGGCATGAACCCGGACGGCGCCACAAAGGAAACCTATTATCAACGGGTCATTCCGGGCACCTCATCATTCCTCACCCGGGAAGTAAACAAAAAGCTGGTGTGGGTACCCATACCGCGCGCCGAAATGAGAAGATTGCCCTCACTCGATCAAAATCCGGGCTATTAG